Genomic window (Paraburkholderia phenazinium):
GCCGCCGGCGTAGGCCGCTTCGCAGGCCGCGAGAATCGCCGGCTGAAAATGCCCGATCGCGGCAAGCCACGTCGAAGCACGCATGATGAAGATGCCGCTATTCCACCAGTACTCCTTAGATTCGACATAACGCTGGGCAAGCTCGAGGTGCGGCTTTTCGACGAAGCGGTCGAGGCGGTGCGCATCCACCGTGCCGGCGCGGCCGAGCGGGGCGCCGAGACGGATATAGCCGTAACCGGTCTCCGCATGCGTCGGGACGATCCCCATGGTGACGATATGGCCGGCGTACGCGTGCTGCACGCCGGCGGCGACCGCGGCATGGAACGCGTCGGGATCGGTGACCGCATGGTCGGCGGGCATCACCACCATGATGCCGTCGTCGTCCTGCGCGGCAATCGACAGCGCCGCGACCGTCAGCGCCGGCGCCGTATCGCGCCCCGTGGGTTCGAGGATCAGGCGGCTCGCCTTGCCGCTGGTGCGCAATTGCTCGGCGGTGGTGAAGCGGTGTTCTTCGTTCGCGACCACGATCAGTTGATCGGCGAGCGGATGGCCGGCATCGAGCGCGTCGAGGCGGCGAGTGGTGGACTGCAGCAGCGAATCCGCGCCCAGCAGGCCGATCAGCTGCTTGGGATACTGCTCGCGCGACATCGGCCACAAACGCGTGCCGGAGCCGCCCGCCAGGATGACGGGATGAACCTTCAGCTTGACCTTCAGGGATGCGGCGGCGTCTGGCCGGGTGTCGGCGACGGACGCCGTAACCGATGCTGTCATGGTGATGTACTCCTCGGGGCTGGGTGAGTGCGTCGAGTTTTATCACGGCGTAAATAACCAATAAAAGATCGTTAATCGGAGCTGCTGAAAAATTAATCGAAATAAGGCATAAGAAATCTCTGGATAATTTCGGTTTTATTGCAGGACGCCGGAAAAATAAAAAAATAATGTCAAAAAAATGGTGATCGTTTTCGACGCGCCGCGGCGTGCTGAAAAAAGGGGCGGCACGGGCAGATCCCATGAGATGCAAGGTTCGGAGGAAAACGCCGTGCATGGCGCCAGCGCGAAGGCTCGGCTCACCTCAAACACGATCTTTTACGGCAACAATTGCCGAAAAAATAGAAGAAAAACCAGGCATTTTTGACCGATACATTTTGAGATATTTTGCGATCTTGCAGTGCGATTTTTAATACCGCCTTATCTAGTCCTGTACGGGTATTCACTCATTCGGATACGCACTTTTTCGAATGGGCTCGATAAGCCCAGGCACCGATTCTTTGTCATTGGCCATTACGCGAGCGGCGCGAGGCGAATGTCGGGTGCCGATGCCTTTCCCGCGGTGCGCAGGCCCGCTTACTTCACGGATGGAACTTGACTGACGATCTGAGGTGCAGCGCATGCTGAGCGTTCTATCGAGAATCATCGACATCGCCATGGTCGCACTGGGCGCGCTGATCGCAGCGGCCGTGCACAACGGGCAATGGGTCTGGTTGGACGACGTGCAGAGCGTCTCGCTGGCGTTCGACTGCCTGCTGGTGGTGGTGTTCTTTCCGGCGCTGGGTATCTATCAGTCGTGGCGCGGCAAGCCGCTCGTCGACCTGCTGTGCCGCGTCTCGGGCGCCTGGGTGATGGTGGAGACCACCGGCGTGCTGATCAGCTTCAGCCTGCACCGCTCGGACATGCTGTCGCGCCTCTGGCTGCTCTACTGGGCGGCCGCGACCATCGTGCTGCTGATCGTGACCAAGGCGCTGGTGTACTCGGTGCTCAAGGGACTGCGCCGCGAGGGCTTCAATCACAAGGCGGTGGCGATCGTCGGCGGCGCGCCGTACGGCAAGTTTCTGATCGAACAGATGCGCAGCCGCCCCGAAGCCGGTTTTAGCCCGCTGGTGGTGTACGACGAGGACGGCCCGGTCGATCCCTACCAGGATCCCGATGCGGCGCAGGCCGTGGAGGGCGTGCCGGTCGAGCGCGACTTCGCCGCCATGATCCAGCTCGTGCGCGACCGGGCGATTCGCGAACTGTGGCTCGCGCTGCCGATCTCGAAGGAGAAGACCATCCATCGCTTCGTGATGGAGCTGCGCAACGACTTCGTGAATATCCGCTTCATTCCGGACGTGCGCAGCCTGACGCTGTTCAGCCAGCCGATGGTCGATCTGCTCGGCGTGCCGGCCATCAACCTCGCGGCCTCGCCGATCACCGATCTGCGCGTGCTGCCCAAGCGCGTGTTCGACCGCCTGTTTGCTTTCGGCGCGCTCACGGCGCTCGCCCCGCTGATGCTGGTGATCGCGGTGATGGTCAAGCTGTCGTCGCCGGGACCGGTGTTCTTCCGCCAGAAGCGCAAGGGCATCGACGGCAACCAGTTCGAGATCTACAAGTTCCGCTCGATGAAGGTGCACGCGGAGGTCGCCGGCAAGGTGACCCAGGCGACCCGGCGCGATCCGCGCATTACGGCGGTGGGCGCGTTCCTGCGCCGCACCAGCCTCGACGAACTGCCGCAGTTCATCAACGTGCTGCGGGGGGAAATGTCCGTGGTGGGGCCGCGCCCACACGCGCTCGAACACGACGACATCTACAAGGACCTGGTGAAGGGCTACATGCACCGTTACCGCATCAAGCCGGGCATTACCGGCTGGGCACAGATCAACGGCTACCGGGGCGAGACCGACCGCATCGAAAAGATGATGGGGCGCGTGAAGCTCGACCTGTACTACATGCAGAACTGGACCTTCTGGCTCGACATCAAGATCGTTGTACTGACGTTCTGGAAGGGTTTTGTCGGCAGCAACGCTTATTGAGCGGCGCGGCAGGCGACGCAGGAAATCAGCAGGCCTAAGCGGGCGCGAGCAGACACGACGATGCAGGCGCCCTGTTTCAGATCCATTCAAATCTCCGAGGTGTAATTCATGAACGTGACGATCATTGGTAGCGGCTATGTGGGCCTCGTGACAGGCGCCTGTCTTGCCGACATCGGCAACGACGTGTTCTGTCTCGACCTCGATCAGCGCAAGATCGACGTGCTCAACAGCGGCGGCGTGCCGATCCACGAGCCGGGCCTGCAGGAGATCATCGCGCGCAACCGCAAGGCCGGGCGCCTGACGTTTTCGACCGACGTCGCCGCCGCCGTGGCGCACGGCGATATCCAGTTCATCGCGGTGGGCACGCCGTCCGACGAAGACGGCTCGGCCGATCTGCAATACGTGCTGGCCGCCGCGCGCAACATTGGCCGCCATATGACGGGTTTCAAGGTGATCGTCGACAAGTCGACCGTGCCGGTCGGCACCGCTGTGCGGGTGCGCAATGCGATTGCCGAGGAACTGGCCGCACGCGGTGCGCAGCATATGTTCTCGGTGGTGTCGAATCCGGAGTTCCTCAAAGAGGGCGCCGCGGTCGAAGACTTCACGCGGCCCGATCGCATCGTGCTCGGCTGCGACGAGGACGTGCCCGGCGAAAAGGCCCGCGAACTGATGAAGCGCGTCTACGCGCCGTTCAACCGCAACCGCGAACGCACGCTGTATATGGACGTGCGCTCGGCCGAGTTCACCAAGTACGCCGCCAACGCGATGCTCGCGACGCGCATCTCGTTCATGAACGAACTGGCGAACCTGGCCGATCGCGTGGGCGCGGATATCGAAGCGGTACGCCGCGGCATCGGCTCGGACCCGCGCATCGGCTACGACTTCCTGTACGCGGGTTGCGGTTACGGCGGCTCGTGCTTCCCGAAGGACGTGCAGGCGCTGATCAACACGGCGGTCGAGCATCGCGCGGGCCTGCGCATCCTCGAGGCCGTCGAGGCCGTCAACGAAACGCAGAAGAAGATTCTCGCCCACAAGATCGTCGCGCGTCTCGGGGACGATCTGGCCGGTCGCACGTTCGGCGTGTGGGGCCTCGCGTTCAAGCCCAATACCGACGACATGCGCGAAGCGCCGAGCCGTCCGCTGATTGCGGAACTGCTCAAGCGCGGCGCGCGCGTGAAGGCCTACGACCCGGTCGCGGTCGACGAAGCGAAGCGGGTCTTCGCGCTCGATCTGCAACACGTGCCGCAACAACACGCCCGCCTCACGTTCGAGAGCGAGGAAATGGATGTGGCGCGCGGCGCCGACGCGCTGGTGATCCTGACGGAATGGAAAGTCTTCAAGAGTCCTGACTTCGACAGCCTCAAACAGCACCTGAAGACACCGCTGATTTTCGACGGCCGCAACCTGTATGAACCGGAGGCGTTGCAGGAGCTCGGCATCGAGTATCACGCGATCGGCCGTCAGCATGCGCAGCGCGAGACGCCAGGACGCGCCGCGGCACACGCTGCTGCGAGTCATATCACGAGCGCGGCCGGCGCCGCCGCGCGTTGAGTTCAAGCGAAGGAGTCCGCCTATGTTCGCCAACGTACTGATTGTCTGTCACGCCAACGTCTGCCGTTCGCCGGCCGCCGAGATGCTGTTCAAGGCACGGCAGCGCCTCGCGCTAGGGGGCGAGGGCTATGCACGGCGTGCGATCAGGTTTCATTCGGCGGGCATTCGCGCCGTCGACGGCTATGGCATGGACCCGGTCATGCGGCGCCTGCTCGCCGAGCGCGGCGTTGCCTCCGGCATCCACCATGCACGGCGCCTGAACCGCCAGATCGTGCGCGACGCCGATCTGGTGCTGGTGACCGAATACCGCCAGGTGAAGGACGTCGAAGCGCTGGATCCGTGTTCGCGCGGCAAAGTCTATCCGCTTGGCCAGTGGGAGGACTCCGATGTGGCGGACCCGCACGGCGGCGCGGAAACCGAGTATCGCGAGAGCCTTGGACTCATCGAACACCTGGTCATCGGATGGCTGAACAAAATATGCTGAAACGAAATCTTACTGTTGCTCTTTTGCTGACGGCTTTTCTGTCGGCCTGTGCTACCGCGCCCGGTAATTATCTCGACACCTCCAGTCTGAAAGAGGATTCGCAGAGCAAGCCGGCAGAAACCTATCCGGTCCATCTGATCGACTCCGATCTCGTCATGACCCAGGCGCAACAAGCCGCGTCGCAGCAGACGCCGCTGCCGCCCGGCAAGTACAGCGATCCGTCGCAGTACATCTACCACGTGGCGCCGCAGGACATTCTCGGCATCACCGTGTGGGACCACCCCGAACTGACGACGCCGAACGGCAGCACGCTGTCCACCGGCGACAACACCACGCAGACGCTCGCGGGCGCCGTGCAGCAGCCGTACACCACGGCCTTGCCGGGTCAGGCCGACCCGTACGGCCAGACGGTCGCACCCGACGGCACGATCTTCTTCCCGTTCGTCGGACGCATGCAGGCGGCCGGCAAGACAGTGGGCGATATCCGCAACGAACTGGCGACGCGTCTCGTGCCGTACATCCGCAATCCGCAGGTGGATGTGCGGGTGCTGTCGTTCCGCAGCCAGAAGGTGCAGGTGACGGGCGAAGTGAAGTCGCCCGGGCCGCTCGCCATCAGCGACGTGCCGCTCACGCTGCTCGATGCGATTACGCGCTCGGGCGGCAGCACCAACGTTGCGGACATCCAGCGCGTGCGTCTGACCCGCAACAACCAGCTGTATGTGCTCGACGCCAACAGTCTGCTCGACCGCGGCGATACGCGCCAGAACGTAATGCTGCAGGCCGGCGACATCATCAACGTGCCGGACCGGGTCGATAGCCGCGTGTTCGTGATGGGCGAGGTGAAGACCCCGCAGACGGTCTCGATGTTGAGAGGAAAACTGACGATTGCCGATGCGCTGACGCAAGCCACCGGGATTCTCGATACCGACGCGAATCCGCGCCAGATCTACGTGCTGCGCGGCATGAAGGACCACCCGACCACGCCGGAAGTGTATCGCCTCGACATGACGCAGCCGAACGCCATCATGCTGTCGTCCCAGTTCCAGTTGCAGCCGCTGGATGTGGTCTACGTCGGCACGGCACTTTCGACCACCTTCAACCGCATTATCCAGCAGGTGTTACCGGCCATCCAGTCGGTGTTCTACATCAAGGAAATGACCAACTAGGCGCCTGACCCGCCGACGGTCCTGGGCTGTGCGAAACATTGCGCGGCGCAGGACCCGAGGCGACCCAACCGGGATCGAATTGTGAGCACTCAAGTAAATCCTCATATGGCCATGCCGGCCAGGACCGAAGAAGAGGACGTTGTCCTCGGTCAACTGTTGCAGGTGATTCTCGACGACATCTGGTGGCTGATCGCCATCGCGGTAACGATCGTCGCGATGGCCGCGCTCTACTGCTTCGTCGCCAAGCCGGTGTATTCGGCCGATGCGTACGTGCGGGTAGAGGAATCCGACAACACCTCGCAAGCCCTCACGCAGACGCAGACGGGCGCGGTGATTTCCAGCGGCCAGACCTCGCTGCCCACCGACGCCGAGATTGAGATCATCAAGAGTCGCGGCGTCGTCGGGCCGGTGGTTCAGCAGTGCAAGCTGAACTTCTCGGTCGAGCCGAAGACGATTCCGCTGCTCGGCAGTCTCGCCGCGCGTCTCGCCACGCCTGGTGTGCCGGGCCGCCCGTGGTTCGGTCTCACGAGCTATGCGTGGGGCGGCGAGCTCGCCGATGTCGACACGGTCGAAGTCGTGCCGGCGCTCGAAGGCAAGAAGATGGTGCTGACCGCGCTGTCCGATACGCAGTACGAACTGCGTGCGCCCGACGGCACGCTGCTGTTGCGCGGCGTAACGGGCCAGACCGAGCAGGGCGGCGGCGTGACGATTCTCGTCAACAAGCTGGTGGCCCGTCCCGGCACGCAGTTCACCGTGATGCGCGCCAACGACCTCGATGCGATCACCGCGTTCCAGTCGGCGATCAAGGTCGAGGAGCAGGGCAAGCAGACCGGTGTGATCGAAATCTCGCTCGAAGACAAGGACCCGGCGCACGCCGCGCTGGTCGCCAATGCGCTCGCCGAGTCGTATCTGCGCCAGCACGTGGCCGCCAAGCAGACCGATGCGAACAAGATGCTGGAGTTCCTCAAGAGCGAGGAGCCGCGTCTGAAAGGCGACCTCGAACGTGCGGAAGCCGCGCTCACCGCGTATCAGCGCCAGTCCGGCTCGATCAACGCGAGCGATGAAGCGAAGGTTTATCTGGAGGGCAGCGTCCAGTACGAGCAGCAGATCTCCGGCCTGCGCCTGCAGATCGCCTCGCTTGAGGAGCGTTACGGCGACGAGCATCCGCTGATCAAGGCCTCGCGCGAACAGATGGCCGAACTCGAAGCGCAGCGCGACAAGTACAGCGACCGCTTCCGCGATCTGCCGGCCACGGAAGTCAAGGCCGTGCAGTTGCAGCGCGACGCCAAGGTGGCCGAAGACATCTACGTGCTGCTGCTGAACCGCGTGCAGGAACTCTCGGTGCAGCGGGTCGGCACGGGCGGCAATGTGCATATCGTCGACGAGGCACTGCGTCCGGGCACGCCCGTCAAGCCCAAGAAGGTGCTGATCCTCTCGGCCGCGGTGATTCTCGGCCTGATTGCGGGCACCGGCTTCGTGTTCCTGCGTCGCAACATGCTGAAGGGCATCGACGACCCGGAACGCGTCGAGCGCATGTTCCATCTGCCGATCTATGGACTGGTGCCGCTCTCCGCCGAGCAGGCAGTGCTCGAGAATTCGTTCGAGCGCGGCGGCAACCGCTTGCGCTCGGTGCTGGCCGACGCAAAACCGAAGGACGTCTGCATCGAAAGCCTGCGCAGTCTGCGCACCTCGATGCAGTTCACGATGATGGACGCGCGCAACCGCATCGTCATGCTCACGGGCCCGATGCCCGGCGTGGGCAAGAGTTTCCTGACCGTCAACCTCGCGGTGCTGCTGGCGCATTCCGGCAAGCGCGTGCTGATGATCGACGGCGACATGCGGCGCGGTGCGCTTGAACGCTATGTGGGCGGTGCGCAGGACAACGGCCTGTCCGAGCTGCTGAGCGGCCAGATCTCGCTGGAAGAGGCGATTCGCAGTACGACCGTCGACGGCCTGAGCTTCATCGCCTGCGGCCGGCGCCCGCCGAATCCGTCCGAGCTGCTGATGTCGCCGCGTTTGCAGCAGTATCTCGACGGTCTTGCCAAGCGCTACGACGTGATCCTGATCGACACGCCGCCGGTGCTGGCCGTGACCGATGCGTCGATTATCGGCGGCTACGCCGGCTCGACCTTCTTCGTGATCCGTTCGGGCGTGCATAGCGAGGGCGAAATCGCCGATTCGCTGAAGCGCCTGAAAGCGGCCGGCGTACACGTGCAGGGCGGCATCTTCAACGCCATGCCGCAGCGCGCGCGCGGCGGTTACGACCGCAGCTATGCGGCGGTGCAGGAATATCTGAGTGCGTGAGGAATCCTCAACAAGGAGCATGACGCGATGAAAGTAACGGTACTGGTCCCCACCTTTCGCCGCCCGGGCGATCTGGCGCGCTGCCTTGCCGCCTTGCAGGCGCAAGTGCGCGCGCCGGACGAAGTCGTGGTCGTGGCGCGTCCCGACGATACCGCGACGCACGTCTGCCTGCGCGACCCGGCCGTGGTCGGCGCGTTGCCGCTTTCGGTGGCGCTGGTCGAAGCGCCGGGGCAAGTGGCCGCGCTCAATCGCGGTCTCGATGCCGCCAACGGCGACGTGATCGCCATCACCGACGACGATGCCGCGCCGCACCCCGACTGGGTTCAGCGGATTGCCGCCGCATTCGGGAGCGACGCCCGTCTGGGCGCCCTCGGCGGGCGCGACTGGGTGCATGAGAAGGGCCGCGTGCTGGACGGCGAACGGCCGTTGGTGGGCAAGGTGCGCCCATCCGGCAAGATCGTCGGCAATCACCACCTCGGCGTAGGCGGCGCACGTGAGGTCGATCTGCTCAAGGGCGCCAACATGAGCTACCGGCGCGATGCGGTGCGCCGGATCCGCTTCGACGCGCGGCTGCGCGGCGCAGGCGCCCAGGTGCATAACGACATGGCCTTCAGCATGAGCGTGAAGAACGCCGGCTGGAAGCTCGTCTACGACCCGCGCGTAGCGGTCGATCATTACCCCGCAGAGCGCTTCGACGACGACCGTCGCGATGCGCAGACGCTGGCGGCGGTGCGCAACGCCGCCTACAACCTGCATCTGATCCTGCGCGACCAGTTGCCGCCGCTGCGGCGCGAAGCCGCCTGGTGGTGGTACGCGCTGGTCGGCACACGCGTCTATCCGGGCTTTGTGCATGCGGCGCTGGCGCTGACCTCGAAGCAGGGCCGCGCGCGGCTCTCGCGCTGGCGTGCGGTGCGCACAGGCGCGCATGAAGCGCGCCGCGCGGCAACGTCGTAATGCGAACTTGCCTTGTGAACACCATGCGCGACCCTGCATCGACCCTCGGGCGCCGATGCCTTCTCAAACCGCGTCAACCCGCAGACCGGAGTGCCTGAATGAGTACGAAAGTCCACGTTCATCTGTTTTACGGCGCCGATCCCCGTTTCTATCGCCAGGGCGATAATATCGGCTGCCTGTACGGCTATCACCATGCCGAGTCCGAGGACTACGCGCTGACCTATTCGCAGGATGCGCGCGAAAGCGCCCCTGTGCGTCTGTTGCGCCGGGCGCTGAAGACGGTGCTCGGCTTCGACCTGATCCATACGCTGCGCAATCGCGACGAGATCCTGCGCTCGGACGTGATCTGGACGCACACGGAACACGAGTATCTGTCGGTCGCGCTGGTGCTGCTGCTGAACGGCCGCCGCACGGCGCCGCCGCTGCTGCTCGCGCAAAGCGTCTGGCTGCTCGACAAATGGCCGAGCTACGGCATGCTGCGGCGCTGGCTGTATCGCAAGCTGATTGCGCGCGCCGACGTCCTGACCACGCTGGCAAGCGAGAATGCCGAACTGTGCGAGCGTTACCTCGGACGCAAGGCCACGCACGTGTTCTACGGCCTGAACACAATCGACTTTCCGGTCAGGATGCCTGACGACTGGCAGCCGCATACGCCGCTGCGGATTGCCGCGATCGGCAACGACCGCGATCGCGACTGGGAGACGCTCATCCAGGCCTTCGGCAACGACGCCCGCTATAGCGTCCGGCTTGCGACGCGCCGGCGGATCCCTGCGAAGCTGCGCGCGGAAAATGTCGAGATCGCGCCCGCTGCGGGGCTGACGAAAGCCCGCGAGCTATACGACTGGGCCGACGTCGTGCTGGTGCCGTTGCGGCCCAACTCGCACGCCTCCGGCATCACGGTGATGCTCGAGGCCGCCGCGCTCGGCAAGCCGATGGTGGTGACCAACGTGGGCACGCTCACCGATTATTTCTCGTACCGGGCCGCCGCTTATGTGCCGCCGTTCGACGCCGAGGCGCTGCGCGAGGCCGCCAACCGGCTGGCCGCGTCGCCCGCGGAAGGTTTGCGCCAGGCGCAGGCCGCCACGGAACAACTGCTGTCGCGCGATCTGACCACGCGCCAGTTCGCGCTGCAGCACGTGCGCATCACCGACGAACTGCTGCGCCGCCGTGCCGCGCCGCAGGGTCGTGCGGCGGAAGAGCGGCGCACGCCGGTGAGTGTGCATAGCCAGTCGCGCGGAGGTCTCTAACCGATGTCGACGATCGCGCACGCCGCCGCGAGCGGCGCCGTCCGCCGCCTCAAGCGCGACCCGATGGAATGGGGGCCGCCCGCCTTGCTGTGGCTCGTCACGGCGCTGCTGATCGGCGCGCATCAGGGCACGGTGCTCACACTGGCCTTTCCGGTGCTCGCCACGCTGACGGGGCTGTGGCTGTACTTCAAGAGCCCGGCGCGCTATGTGGGTTTCATGTGGTGGCTGTGGTTCCTGAGCCCCGAAGTGCGCCGCCTCGCCGACTGGTCGAAGGGCGCCTTCACGCCGACCAGCCTGATCCAGATTGCGCCGCTGGCCGTCACGATGATCAGTGGCCTCTCGCTGATTCGCTACTACCCGGTACTCGGACAACGGCGCGGCCTGCCGGTGCTGCTGATCCTGGCGGGACTCGCCTATGCGTTCATGGTCGGGGTTGTCTCGAGCGGGCCGCTTGCCGCCACCTACGACCTTGCCAACTGGCTCTATCCGATTCTGATCGGCTTTCACATCATGGCGAATACGCGCGACTATCCGGCGTATCGCGACACGATCGTCAACACCTTCATCTGGGGCATGCTGGTGATGGGTGCGTATGGCCTCGTGCAGTTCGCCATCATGCCGCCGTGGGACGCGCTGTGGATGCTCGGCTCGCAGATGAACTCGCAGGGCGACCCGGTGCCGATGGGCGTGCGTGTATTCAGCACGATGAACTCGTCGGGCCCGTTTGCATTCGCGATGATGGGCGCGATGGTCTATGTGATGGCCGCGAATCATCGCGTGCGCTGGATTGCCGCCGCGCTGGGCTTCTTCGCCTTCGGCCTGAGCCTCGTGCGTTCGACGTGGGGCGGCTGGGTCGTCGCGTTGCTGATCCAGCTGGTCAAATCGAACAACCGCGTGCGGCTGCGCATTGTCGCCAGCGCGATGCTGCTGGCCGGCCTGTGCGTGCCGTTGCTGGCGGTGGGTCCGGTGGCCGAGCGTCTGCAGACGCGTCTGGACAGTATCGTCAATCTCAAGGACGACCAGAGTTACGCGGCGCGTAACGAGTTCTACGCGACCTTCGCGAAGACCGCGTTTACCGACGTCTCCGGCGAAGGCATGGGCGCGACCGGCACCTCCACGAAACTGTCGAACGACGGCGGCCAGCTCGGCCAGTACGGCAATTTCGATAGCGGCGTGATGAACATCCCGTTCGTGCTCGGCTGGCCCGGCACGCTGCTGTATCTGTCCGGCATCCTCTGGCTGCTGGTGCGGGCGGTGCTGGCCTCGTTCAAGATGCGCGACGACAAATTCGTCTCCGCATCGCTAAGTCTTGGGCTCGCGATCTTCGCGATGCTGGTGTTCACTAATTCGCTGGTCGGCACAGGCGGACTGCTGCTGTTCATGAGTCTTTTTTCGATCCTCTCCGCGGCGCACTGGCAAAAGCAGCAGCGCCGCCGCGAGCTTATTCTGCACGGAGGCACCTGATTGAGAGTCGCCATAGTCACGCATGTGGTGCGCCATAACGACGGCCAGGGGCGCGTCAACCACGAGATCGCGCGCGCGGCCCTCGACGAGAATATTGCCGTGACACTCGTCGCCTCGCACGTGGCCCCCGAACTGCTCGCGCATCCAAAGGTGCGCTGGGTGCCGATGAAAATTGGCCGCTGGTGGCCGACCAATCTGCTGCGCCAGCAGGTGTTCGCACTGAAGAGCGCGCTCTGGCTGCGCACTCATCGCCGCGAGTACGACGTGCTGCACGTCAACGGCTTCATCACGTGGATGCCCGCCGACGTGAACACCGCGCACTTCGTGCATAGCGGCTGGTTCGGCAGCAAGTACTATCCGTTCGGGCTGACCAAGGGCGTGTGGTCGGCGTATCAGTTCGTCTATACGCGCGTGAATGCGTCGCTCGAGCGCTGGGCGTATCGCCGCTCGCGGGTCATTACCGCAGTCTCGCAGAAGGTGGCCGACGAGATTCGCGCGATCGGCCTCACGCCGCGCAATCGTGTCGACGTGATCTATAACGGCGTCGATACGCAGGGCTTCGCGGCGGCGCAGGGTGATCGCGCGAAATTCAATCTGCCGGCCGAGGCGTTCCTGCTGCTGTTCGTGGGCGACCTGCGCACGCCGCGCAAGAACCTCGGCACGGTGCTGGAGGCGTTGCGGCATTTGCCGGATCACGTGCATATCGCGGTGGCCGGGTATCTGCCTGGCAGTCCTTATCCGGAGCAGGCGCGTGCGCTCGGCATCGCCGATCGGGTGCACTTCCTCGGGCTGGTGAAGGAGATGCCGGTGCTGATGCACTCGGTCGATGCCTTTGTGTTTCCGTCGCGCTACGAAGCGATGAGTCTGTCGCTGCTCGAAGCGATGGCGGCCGGTTTGCCGGTGGTGACCGCGCGCACGGCGGGCGGCGCGGAAATCATCACGCCCGAATGCGGCATCGTGCTCGACGATCCCGACGAT
Coding sequences:
- a CDS encoding mannose-1-phosphate guanylyltransferase/mannose-6-phosphate isomerase; translation: MTASVTASVADTRPDAAASLKVKLKVHPVILAGGSGTRLWPMSREQYPKQLIGLLGADSLLQSTTRRLDALDAGHPLADQLIVVANEEHRFTTAEQLRTSGKASRLILEPTGRDTAPALTVAALSIAAQDDDGIMVVMPADHAVTDPDAFHAAVAAGVQHAYAGHIVTMGIVPTHAETGYGYIRLGAPLGRAGTVDAHRLDRFVEKPHLELAQRYVESKEYWWNSGIFIMRASTWLAAIGHFQPAILAACEAAYAGGKADGDFFRLQRDAFSASPSNSIDYAVMEQLGSAPSVASGVVVPLRAGWSDVGSWDAIWQISSKDEAGNVARGDVMFEGSASTFAHSEGRLIACVGTQDLVIVETADAVLVADKSRVQDVKKIVGRIRAAGGAQAANHRKVHRPWGHYDSVDSGERFQVKRIVVNPGARLSLQMHHHRAEHWIVVRGTALVTRGEERFIVSENESAYIPLGTTHRLENPGKMPLEMIEVQSGSYLGEDDIVRFDDTYGRQ
- a CDS encoding polysaccharide biosynthesis/export family protein — encoded protein: MLKRNLTVALLLTAFLSACATAPGNYLDTSSLKEDSQSKPAETYPVHLIDSDLVMTQAQQAASQQTPLPPGKYSDPSQYIYHVAPQDILGITVWDHPELTTPNGSTLSTGDNTTQTLAGAVQQPYTTALPGQADPYGQTVAPDGTIFFPFVGRMQAAGKTVGDIRNELATRLVPYIRNPQVDVRVLSFRSQKVQVTGEVKSPGPLAISDVPLTLLDAITRSGGSTNVADIQRVRLTRNNQLYVLDANSLLDRGDTRQNVMLQAGDIINVPDRVDSRVFVMGEVKTPQTVSMLRGKLTIADALTQATGILDTDANPRQIYVLRGMKDHPTTPEVYRLDMTQPNAIMLSSQFQLQPLDVVYVGTALSTTFNRIIQQVLPAIQSVFYIKEMTN
- a CDS encoding UDP-glucose dehydrogenase family protein gives rise to the protein MNVTIIGSGYVGLVTGACLADIGNDVFCLDLDQRKIDVLNSGGVPIHEPGLQEIIARNRKAGRLTFSTDVAAAVAHGDIQFIAVGTPSDEDGSADLQYVLAAARNIGRHMTGFKVIVDKSTVPVGTAVRVRNAIAEELAARGAQHMFSVVSNPEFLKEGAAVEDFTRPDRIVLGCDEDVPGEKARELMKRVYAPFNRNRERTLYMDVRSAEFTKYAANAMLATRISFMNELANLADRVGADIEAVRRGIGSDPRIGYDFLYAGCGYGGSCFPKDVQALINTAVEHRAGLRILEAVEAVNETQKKILAHKIVARLGDDLAGRTFGVWGLAFKPNTDDMREAPSRPLIAELLKRGARVKAYDPVAVDEAKRVFALDLQHVPQQHARLTFESEEMDVARGADALVILTEWKVFKSPDFDSLKQHLKTPLIFDGRNLYEPEALQELGIEYHAIGRQHAQRETPGRAAAHAAASHITSAAGAAAR
- a CDS encoding polysaccharide biosynthesis tyrosine autokinase codes for the protein MAMPARTEEEDVVLGQLLQVILDDIWWLIAIAVTIVAMAALYCFVAKPVYSADAYVRVEESDNTSQALTQTQTGAVISSGQTSLPTDAEIEIIKSRGVVGPVVQQCKLNFSVEPKTIPLLGSLAARLATPGVPGRPWFGLTSYAWGGELADVDTVEVVPALEGKKMVLTALSDTQYELRAPDGTLLLRGVTGQTEQGGGVTILVNKLVARPGTQFTVMRANDLDAITAFQSAIKVEEQGKQTGVIEISLEDKDPAHAALVANALAESYLRQHVAAKQTDANKMLEFLKSEEPRLKGDLERAEAALTAYQRQSGSINASDEAKVYLEGSVQYEQQISGLRLQIASLEERYGDEHPLIKASREQMAELEAQRDKYSDRFRDLPATEVKAVQLQRDAKVAEDIYVLLLNRVQELSVQRVGTGGNVHIVDEALRPGTPVKPKKVLILSAAVILGLIAGTGFVFLRRNMLKGIDDPERVERMFHLPIYGLVPLSAEQAVLENSFERGGNRLRSVLADAKPKDVCIESLRSLRTSMQFTMMDARNRIVMLTGPMPGVGKSFLTVNLAVLLAHSGKRVLMIDGDMRRGALERYVGGAQDNGLSELLSGQISLEEAIRSTTVDGLSFIACGRRPPNPSELLMSPRLQQYLDGLAKRYDVILIDTPPVLAVTDASIIGGYAGSTFFVIRSGVHSEGEIADSLKRLKAAGVHVQGGIFNAMPQRARGGYDRSYAAVQEYLSA
- a CDS encoding exopolysaccharide biosynthesis protein — encoded protein: MFANVLIVCHANVCRSPAAEMLFKARQRLALGGEGYARRAIRFHSAGIRAVDGYGMDPVMRRLLAERGVASGIHHARRLNRQIVRDADLVLVTEYRQVKDVEALDPCSRGKVYPLGQWEDSDVADPHGGAETEYRESLGLIEHLVIGWLNKIC
- a CDS encoding undecaprenyl-phosphate glucose phosphotransferase is translated as MLSVLSRIIDIAMVALGALIAAAVHNGQWVWLDDVQSVSLAFDCLLVVVFFPALGIYQSWRGKPLVDLLCRVSGAWVMVETTGVLISFSLHRSDMLSRLWLLYWAAATIVLLIVTKALVYSVLKGLRREGFNHKAVAIVGGAPYGKFLIEQMRSRPEAGFSPLVVYDEDGPVDPYQDPDAAQAVEGVPVERDFAAMIQLVRDRAIRELWLALPISKEKTIHRFVMELRNDFVNIRFIPDVRSLTLFSQPMVDLLGVPAINLAASPITDLRVLPKRVFDRLFAFGALTALAPLMLVIAVMVKLSSPGPVFFRQKRKGIDGNQFEIYKFRSMKVHAEVAGKVTQATRRDPRITAVGAFLRRTSLDELPQFINVLRGEMSVVGPRPHALEHDDIYKDLVKGYMHRYRIKPGITGWAQINGYRGETDRIEKMMGRVKLDLYYMQNWTFWLDIKIVVLTFWKGFVGSNAY